From a single Calothrix sp. NIES-2098 genomic region:
- a CDS encoding signal transduction histidine kinase — MLVYFVHKRRDVPFDWIFLMFGTFIVACGTTHVMDVWTLWHPTYWLSGLIKAITAVVSVYTAIELVSLIPKALVLPSPAEIEAANHQLAKEIVERKRTEEELRESEQRWQLALRGNNDGIWDWNVKTNEVFFSPRWKEMLGYQEQEISHHFDEMIRRVHPIDLDGVKTAVKEHFAKKTPFYTHEYRILCKDGNYKWILDRGQALWDDDSNVVRMVGSHTDITERKQAEENLSQLLDQLENKVEERTVELKRINASLQAEIAERQRIEKELRESEQRFRATFDQAAVGIAHVGIDGRWLLVNQRLCDIVGYTSQELKLRTFQDITYPDDMEASLKYVEQVLIGDIPTFSLEKRYLRKDGSIVWINVTVSLVRESSGTPKYFIAVIEDISDRKRSAEQIQASLREKEVLLKEIYHRVKNNFQVISSLLNLQSEYIKDKQDMEIFQQSQMRIASMALVHEKMYQSRDLSRINFGEYVQDLVASLLTSYEVSEDAIALNINIDEQILLGLDTAIPCGLIIHELVSNSLKYAFPLGRKGEISIAIRKMLENKILLTVRDNGIGLPANFNFTNTASLGWQLVDALASQLVGDINIHSASGVEFQISFPIG, encoded by the coding sequence ATGCTGGTTTATTTTGTCCACAAGCGAAGAGATGTGCCTTTTGATTGGATTTTTCTCATGTTTGGCACATTCATAGTTGCTTGTGGCACAACTCATGTCATGGACGTGTGGACGCTTTGGCATCCCACTTATTGGCTATCTGGACTGATTAAAGCTATCACTGCTGTTGTATCTGTATATACAGCTATAGAATTAGTGTCTTTAATTCCTAAAGCGCTGGTTCTGCCTAGCCCCGCCGAAATAGAAGCAGCAAATCACCAACTAGCAAAGGAAATTGTCGAACGTAAAAGAACGGAGGAGGAATTGAGAGAAAGCGAACAACGTTGGCAATTAGCTTTGCGTGGTAATAATGATGGCATTTGGGACTGGAACGTCAAAACTAATGAAGTTTTCTTCTCACCTCGTTGGAAGGAAATGCTGGGTTATCAAGAACAGGAGATTTCTCACCATTTTGATGAAATGATTAGAAGAGTGCATCCTATCGATCTTGATGGTGTAAAAACAGCAGTCAAAGAACACTTTGCCAAAAAAACACCATTTTACACTCATGAATATCGAATTTTATGTAAAGATGGCAACTACAAATGGATTTTAGATCGGGGTCAAGCACTGTGGGATGATGATAGTAACGTTGTGCGAATGGTAGGTTCTCATACTGACATTACTGAGCGTAAGCAAGCAGAAGAAAATCTCAGCCAACTACTAGACCAACTAGAAAACAAAGTTGAAGAACGGACAGTAGAATTAAAAAGAATTAATGCATCGCTACAGGCAGAAATTGCTGAACGTCAGCGCATAGAAAAGGAATTGCGAGAAAGCGAACAGCGATTTCGCGCTACATTCGATCAAGCAGCCGTTGGTATTGCTCATGTAGGCATAGATGGGCGATGGTTATTAGTTAATCAAAGGCTTTGCGATATTGTTGGGTATACATCCCAAGAATTAAAGTTGCGAACTTTCCAAGATATTACCTACCCAGACGATATGGAAGCCAGCCTGAAATATGTTGAGCAGGTATTAATAGGTGATATTCCGACGTTTTCTTTGGAAAAGCGTTATCTACGCAAAGATGGTTCTATTGTCTGGATTAATGTCACAGTATCTTTAGTTCGCGAATCTTCTGGAACTCCCAAGTATTTTATTGCGGTAATCGAAGATATTAGCGATCGCAAGCGTTCGGCGGAACAAATCCAAGCATCACTCCGAGAAAAAGAGGTGCTTTTAAAAGAAATTTATCATCGCGTTAAAAACAATTTCCAGGTAATTTCCAGCCTGTTGAACTTGCAATCTGAATATATTAAAGATAAACAGGATATGGAAATATTCCAACAAAGTCAAATGCGGATTGCATCAATGGCTTTAGTTCACGAAAAAATGTATCAATCGCGCGACTTATCGAGAATTAATTTTGGTGAATACGTCCAAGATTTGGTAGCAAGCTTACTAACTTCCTATGAAGTTTCGGAAGATGCGATCGCTTTAAATATAAATATTGACGAACAGATTTTACTAGGCTTGGATACAGCAATTCCTTGCGGCTTAATTATTCACGAACTTGTTTCTAATTCCTTAAAATATGCGTTTCCGTTGGGGAGAAAGGGTGAAATTAGCATCGCTATTAGAAAAATGCTGGAAAATAAGATTTTACTTACCGTCCGCGATAATGGTATTGGTTTACCTGCAAACTTCAATTTTACAAATACAGCATCCTTAGGTTGGCAATTAGTAGATGCTTTAGCTAGTCAGCTTGTAGGAGATATCAATATTCACAGCGCTAGCGGCGTAGAGTTTCAAATATCATTTCCCATAGGATAA
- a CDS encoding PAS/PAC sensor hybrid histidine kinase, translated as MSNAKVLVVEDEAIVAKDLKNRLTRFGYIVPAIASSGREAINKALEFAPDLVLMDIRLKGEMDGIEAAQEIHRQLDIPVIYLTAYADDRTLERAKVTEPFGYLLKPFKERELQTNIEIALTKHKLEKELKANQKWLSTLLNSIGDGVIASDIQDSVNFMNPVAENLTGWEQQEALGKNSAEIFNIANAVTRNPIESPIRKVLQDGAVVELPEETILIAKNGEEVPIVDSAAPIRDDKDNIIGAVLIFRDITERKKASEARKREIEQMQLVAQLEELNQLKNDFLNLVSHELRSPLNNMKGMIQVLQVSPNSQEFQRYLDLMKVECDRELDLINDLLDLQRLESSCYFPVTPDALLLQDLLPLLIESFQPRVEEHQQTLQLNVPSHLPALISDRTSLERILTELLNNACKYTPAGGEIILNVRYNSSATPPETIIAVSNSTEISTAELPRIFDKFYRIPNADRWKQGGTGLGLAIVKKMVEQLQAIIHVESREGWTTFTLTFTDLVL; from the coding sequence ATGTCAAACGCCAAGGTTTTGGTTGTCGAAGATGAAGCTATTGTGGCGAAGGATTTAAAAAATCGTCTCACAAGATTTGGTTATATTGTTCCTGCTATTGCTTCTTCAGGACGAGAAGCAATTAATAAAGCACTAGAATTTGCTCCAGATTTAGTGCTAATGGATATTAGATTAAAAGGAGAAATGGATGGTATAGAAGCTGCTCAAGAAATTCATAGACAGTTAGATATACCCGTAATTTATTTAACTGCTTATGCCGACGATCGTACTTTAGAACGAGCCAAAGTTACTGAGCCATTTGGCTATCTACTCAAACCTTTTAAAGAAAGAGAATTACAAACTAATATTGAAATAGCGCTGACTAAACATAAACTAGAAAAAGAATTAAAAGCTAACCAAAAATGGCTATCTACTTTACTTAACAGTATAGGAGATGGAGTAATTGCAAGCGATATTCAAGACTCAGTAAATTTTATGAATCCTGTAGCCGAGAATCTCACAGGATGGGAACAACAAGAAGCTTTGGGCAAAAATTCAGCAGAAATATTTAACATCGCTAATGCAGTAACTCGTAACCCGATTGAAAGTCCGATTAGAAAAGTTTTACAAGATGGTGCTGTTGTCGAACTTCCAGAAGAAACTATTCTCATTGCTAAAAATGGTGAGGAAGTCCCAATTGTTGATAGTGCAGCACCAATTAGAGATGACAAAGATAATATTATAGGCGCAGTTTTGATATTTCGAGATATTACTGAGCGCAAAAAAGCTAGTGAGGCGCGGAAAAGAGAAATTGAGCAAATGCAACTCGTAGCGCAATTAGAAGAACTCAATCAACTTAAAAATGATTTTTTAAATTTAGTCTCTCATGAATTGCGATCGCCCCTCAACAATATGAAGGGGATGATTCAAGTATTGCAAGTCTCTCCCAATTCTCAGGAATTTCAGCGTTATCTAGATTTGATGAAAGTTGAGTGCGATCGCGAGCTAGATCTCATCAACGATCTGTTAGACTTACAACGGCTGGAAAGTTCTTGCTATTTTCCTGTAACTCCTGATGCACTGCTATTACAAGATTTGTTACCCTTATTGATTGAGTCATTCCAACCCCGCGTAGAAGAACATCAGCAAACTCTTCAGCTAAATGTTCCTTCTCATCTTCCCGCATTAATATCAGATCGTACTAGCTTAGAACGAATATTAACGGAATTGCTCAATAACGCCTGCAAATATACTCCTGCTGGTGGTGAAATCATCCTCAATGTGCGCTACAACTCCTCAGCAACACCCCCAGAAACTATAATTGCTGTCAGTAATTCCACAGAAATTTCCACCGCAGAATTACCGCGAATTTTTGATAAATTCTATCGCATTCCGAATGCAGACCGTTGGAAACAAGGCGGTACGGGGTTAGGGTTAGCCATAGTCAAGAAGATGGTCGAACAACTCCAAGCAATCATTCATGTAGAAAGCAGGGAGGGATGGACAACTTTCACCCTCACATTCACTGATTTAGTTCTGTAA
- a CDS encoding NAD-dependent epimerase/dehydratase, producing the protein MTSSVKNLVLVVGATGGVGQLVVGELLEKGLGVRILTRNSEKAQKMFNNRVAVAIGDIREPATLPAAMENITHIICCTGTSAFPSSKWDFDPSPSWFEWVQLLADSKHRESRAKNSPAKVDAQGVSNLVAAAPPNLQRFVFVSSCGVLRKDRLPWSILNSFGVLDAKEKGEEAIISSGLPYTIIRPGRLIDGPYTSYDLNTLFKAKTDSKLGVVIGKGDKLLADASRIDVAAACVECLFLPTTENQIFELVNQGTRPAVIDWEKLFSQPVVN; encoded by the coding sequence ATGACTTCTTCAGTTAAGAATTTGGTGCTGGTTGTTGGTGCTACTGGTGGAGTAGGACAACTTGTAGTGGGCGAACTGCTAGAGAAAGGCTTAGGAGTTCGCATCCTGACTCGCAATTCAGAAAAAGCCCAAAAAATGTTTAACAATCGAGTCGCAGTTGCTATTGGTGATATCCGCGAGCCTGCTACACTGCCAGCTGCAATGGAGAATATCACTCATATTATCTGTTGTACTGGCACTAGTGCGTTTCCTTCGAGTAAATGGGACTTTGACCCCAGTCCTAGTTGGTTTGAGTGGGTTCAGTTGCTTGCTGACAGCAAACATCGCGAGTCTAGGGCTAAGAACAGTCCAGCAAAAGTTGATGCTCAAGGTGTCAGTAACTTAGTAGCAGCAGCACCTCCCAATCTTCAGAGATTCGTTTTCGTCTCTTCTTGCGGTGTTCTGCGTAAAGATCGGCTTCCTTGGAGTATTCTCAATAGCTTTGGCGTACTGGATGCGAAAGAAAAAGGTGAGGAAGCAATTATTAGTTCCGGATTACCTTACACCATTATCCGTCCCGGACGTTTGATTGATGGGCCTTATACTTCATACGACCTCAACACTCTTTTTAAAGCCAAAACAGATAGCAAGTTGGGTGTGGTTATCGGTAAAGGCGATAAACTTTTAGCTGATGCTAGCCGCATTGACGTAGCCGCAGCTTGTGTAGAATGTCTTTTTCTCCCCACGACTGAAAACCAAATTTTTGAATTGGTGAACCAGGGAACCAGACCAGCTGTAATCGACTGGGAAAAGTTGTTCTCGCAGCCAGTGGTTAATTAA
- a CDS encoding WD-40 repeat-containing protein, protein MAFITLPVTIWEGFSIKSADAAWEAPNSQARTNFANPQLIYTLNGHGGTVKSLAFSPDSTILASGGAENEGVIRLWNLVKGKRVGTIRKAHKTAVASLVISPDGQTLASCSSDYTINLWNLKNQKFKRSFVGHSTNVLSLAISPDSKILISGAIDGIRLWDLPQQRPLGTLASFDNLIYTLAVSPDGRTLASGDYKGVVKLWNLSTGKLIRGYVGHTDLVSQVAFTPDGETLVTASHDRTIKIWNVHTGELVRTLTGHNNWINAISVNPDGKILASAGKDGIKLWELTTGELINTLNGHTDWVSAIAFSPNGQMLASGGFDKQIKIWGIPPRGNVQAKL, encoded by the coding sequence ATGGCTTTTATTACCCTTCCAGTTACAATCTGGGAGGGGTTTTCCATTAAAAGTGCTGATGCGGCTTGGGAAGCACCAAACTCACAAGCTAGAACCAACTTTGCGAATCCTCAGTTAATTTACACCCTTAATGGACATGGAGGAACCGTAAAATCCCTAGCTTTCAGTCCAGATAGCACAATTCTGGCCAGTGGTGGTGCGGAAAATGAGGGTGTGATTCGCTTGTGGAATTTGGTAAAGGGTAAACGGGTGGGGACTATTCGTAAAGCGCACAAAACGGCTGTAGCCTCTTTGGTGATTTCGCCCGATGGACAAACCCTCGCTAGCTGTAGTAGCGATTACACAATCAATCTATGGAACCTCAAAAATCAGAAATTTAAACGCTCTTTTGTCGGGCATAGTACTAATGTGCTGTCTTTAGCTATATCTCCTGATAGTAAAATTCTGATCAGTGGCGCTATAGATGGAATTCGTTTATGGGATTTACCGCAGCAGCGTCCTTTGGGTACTCTAGCCAGCTTTGATAATTTGATTTATACCCTAGCGGTTAGCCCTGATGGTCGAACCTTAGCTAGTGGAGACTATAAAGGTGTAGTTAAACTGTGGAATTTGAGTACAGGAAAATTAATTCGTGGATATGTAGGTCATACCGATTTAGTTAGTCAGGTAGCTTTTACCCCAGACGGAGAAACCCTAGTAACTGCTAGCCACGATCGCACTATTAAAATTTGGAATGTGCATACTGGCGAACTAGTCCGCACTCTCACTGGACATAATAACTGGATCAATGCTATTTCGGTTAACCCTGATGGCAAAATCTTGGCCAGTGCGGGGAAAGATGGAATTAAATTGTGGGAGTTGACAACAGGTGAATTAATCAATACACTCAATGGGCATACAGATTGGGTGAGTGCGATCGCTTTTAGTCCAAACGGGCAAATGCTCGCCAGTGGTGGATTCGATAAACAAATCAAGATTTGGGGAATTCCACCCAGAGGTAATGTCCAAGCAAAATTGTGA
- a CDS encoding CAB/ELIP/HLIP-related protein → MMTQPKPTITPKLEEPKFGFNEYAERLNGRAAMIGFILMVVIEYLTNQGVLSWLGLK, encoded by the coding sequence ATGATGACACAACCAAAGCCAACGATTACACCCAAACTAGAGGAGCCTAAGTTTGGCTTTAATGAATATGCCGAAAGATTAAATGGTCGAGCTGCAATGATTGGCTTCATCTTGATGGTGGTAATTGAATACCTGACCAATCAAGGCGTGCTATCATGGCTCGGTCTCAAGTAG
- a CDS encoding alanine dehydrogenase yields the protein MEIGVPKETKDQEFRVGLSPSSVRVLSENGHAVFVQTQAGIGGGFTDDDYIAAGAEIVSTPEAAWNRDLVVKVKEPQSTEYKFLQKGQILFTYLHLAADRKLTEHLIDCGTCAIAYETVEQPGLNKLPLLTPMSIIAGRLSVQFGATYLERHQGGRGVLLGGVPGVKPGKVVVLGGGVVGTEAARIAVGMGAIVQILDVNVDRLSYLETLFGSRVELLYSNSAHIEAAVKEADLLVGAVLVPGRRAPILVSRELVQQMRPGSVIVDVAVDQGGCVETLRTTTHTNPVYVEEGVVHYGVPNMPGAVPWTATQALNNSTLPYVVQLANLGIKALDVNPALAKGVNVHNHHLVHPAVQEVFPDLVS from the coding sequence ATGGAAATCGGCGTTCCCAAGGAAACTAAGGATCAAGAGTTTCGTGTAGGTTTGAGTCCTTCGAGCGTGCGGGTGTTGAGTGAAAACGGTCATGCTGTGTTCGTTCAAACACAAGCAGGTATTGGTGGTGGATTCACTGATGATGACTACATCGCTGCTGGGGCGGAGATTGTCTCCACACCAGAAGCAGCGTGGAATCGAGACCTAGTTGTCAAAGTTAAAGAACCCCAGTCAACTGAGTATAAATTTTTGCAGAAAGGACAAATACTATTTACTTATCTGCATTTAGCAGCCGATCGCAAATTGACTGAACATTTAATTGATTGTGGCACTTGTGCGATCGCTTATGAAACCGTAGAACAACCTGGTTTAAACAAACTTCCTTTGCTCACACCGATGAGCATTATTGCTGGTCGGTTATCCGTACAATTTGGTGCAACCTATTTAGAACGTCACCAAGGTGGTAGAGGTGTTCTTTTAGGTGGGGTTCCGGGAGTTAAACCAGGCAAAGTCGTAGTTTTAGGCGGCGGCGTCGTTGGAACAGAAGCAGCTAGAATTGCCGTAGGTATGGGCGCGATCGTGCAAATATTGGACGTAAATGTCGATCGCTTATCCTACCTAGAAACTCTGTTTGGCTCTAGAGTTGAATTGCTTTATAGCAACTCTGCCCATATCGAAGCCGCCGTTAAAGAAGCGGACTTGCTTGTTGGTGCGGTTTTGGTGCCAGGACGTAGAGCACCAATATTAGTATCTCGCGAATTGGTGCAACAAATGCGTCCTGGTTCTGTAATTGTGGATGTTGCCGTTGACCAAGGCGGTTGTGTGGAAACTTTACGCACTACTACTCACACTAATCCAGTTTATGTGGAAGAAGGTGTAGTGCATTATGGCGTTCCTAATATGCCCGGTGCAGTACCTTGGACAGCTACCCAAGCACTCAACAACAGTACCTTACCTTATGTTGTTCAGTTAGCAAACTTGGGTATTAAAGCCTTGGATGTTAACCCTGCATTGGCTAAGGGTGTGAATGTCCATAATCATCACTTAGTGCATCCTGCTGTACAGGAGGTATTTCCCGATTTAGTCAGCTAA
- a CDS encoding ABC transporter-like protein produces the protein MAPAVLIQNLQKRYGSVEAVKDVSFTVEPGEIFGLLGPNGAGKTTTLRALCTLTTPDAGKIEVSGISVLDNPRVARQKLGYVAQEVALDKVLTGRELLQLQAALYHLPGAVGKQRIETVLNLLGLQEYADKKTGTYSGGLRKRLDLAAGLLHAPDVLVLDEPTVGLDIESRFIVWEFLRKLRASGTTVVITSHYLEEIDALADRVAIIDRGVVIASGTPSQLKDRVGGDRITLRIREFSPIEEAEKAKHLLQALPLVQEVIINSAQGNSLNLVVTPQNDALITIQQTLNTAGLPIFGIAQSRPSLDDVYLAATGRTLMDAELAAVANRDPKAEKKQNMR, from the coding sequence ATGGCTCCCGCCGTTTTAATTCAAAATCTGCAAAAGCGCTATGGCTCGGTTGAAGCAGTCAAAGATGTTTCCTTTACGGTAGAACCGGGAGAAATCTTTGGTTTACTCGGCCCCAATGGCGCTGGCAAAACTACTACTCTGCGTGCTTTGTGTACGCTCACTACGCCGGATGCTGGCAAAATCGAAGTATCTGGAATCTCGGTGTTAGATAATCCCAGAGTAGCCAGACAAAAGCTTGGTTATGTGGCTCAAGAAGTCGCTTTAGATAAGGTGCTAACTGGTAGAGAACTGCTGCAATTGCAAGCGGCGCTTTATCACCTCCCCGGCGCGGTAGGGAAACAGCGAATTGAGACAGTTTTAAATTTACTTGGTTTGCAAGAATACGCTGATAAAAAAACCGGAACTTATTCTGGCGGGTTACGCAAGCGTCTAGATTTGGCAGCTGGATTGCTTCATGCACCAGATGTTTTGGTGTTGGATGAGCCGACGGTGGGACTTGATATAGAAAGCCGTTTTATTGTGTGGGAGTTCCTGCGGAAGTTACGCGCCTCTGGAACGACGGTAGTAATAACCAGCCATTATTTAGAAGAGATTGACGCCCTAGCCGATCGCGTGGCAATTATCGATCGCGGCGTTGTCATTGCATCAGGAACACCTTCACAATTGAAGGATCGAGTAGGAGGCGATCGCATTACTTTGCGAATCCGCGAGTTTTCTCCCATTGAGGAAGCTGAAAAAGCCAAACACCTATTGCAAGCCTTGCCATTAGTGCAGGAAGTAATTATCAATAGCGCTCAAGGTAATTCCCTCAACTTGGTAGTAACACCACAAAATGACGCGCTAATTACTATCCAACAAACCTTGAATACTGCTGGCTTGCCGATTTTTGGCATCGCCCAATCTCGCCCCAGCTTAGATGACGTTTACCTCGCCGCCACAGGTCGCACTTTGATGGATGCAGAACTCGCCGCTGTTGCTAATCGCGATCCGAAAGCTGAGAAAAAGCAGAACATGAGGTAG
- a CDS encoding ABC-2 type transporter encodes MSVTPKSDINWQPATSPQGYAATPNFFGELVQETLALTRRLFIQLQRRPSTLLAGIVQPVMWLVLFGALFQNAPKGIFGSTTNYGQFLAAGVIVFTAFAGALNAGLPVMFDREFGFLNRLLVAPLASRFSIVFASAIFIISQSLLQAAVIVAAAAFLGAGLPDVAGLGAIALIVFLLALGVTAISLGLAFALPGHIELIAVIFVANLPLLFASTALAPLSFMPKWLQVVATLNPLSYAIEPIRYLYLHSNWSLGSVVMQAPWGAVTFGEALLVLLGFAVVALLSIQPQLRRTLA; translated from the coding sequence ATGAGCGTTACTCCTAAATCTGATATAAATTGGCAGCCAGCAACATCACCGCAAGGTTACGCTGCTACTCCTAATTTTTTTGGTGAATTAGTACAAGAGACTTTAGCGTTAACTCGTCGCTTGTTTATTCAACTGCAACGCCGCCCTTCAACTCTATTGGCAGGAATTGTTCAGCCTGTAATGTGGCTAGTACTATTTGGTGCGTTGTTCCAAAATGCTCCCAAAGGCATTTTTGGCAGCACAACAAATTACGGGCAATTTTTGGCTGCTGGCGTGATTGTTTTCACAGCTTTTGCTGGAGCGCTGAATGCTGGTTTGCCAGTGATGTTTGACCGTGAGTTCGGCTTTTTGAATCGCTTACTGGTAGCGCCTTTAGCATCACGATTTTCAATTGTCTTTGCTTCGGCAATCTTTATCATTAGTCAAAGTTTACTGCAAGCGGCTGTAATTGTCGCTGCCGCCGCATTTCTAGGTGCGGGTTTACCTGATGTCGCTGGGTTAGGTGCGATCGCTTTAATTGTCTTTCTCCTCGCTTTGGGGGTGACAGCTATTTCCCTAGGCTTGGCTTTTGCTCTCCCCGGACACATTGAACTGATAGCAGTAATTTTTGTGGCTAACCTACCGCTATTGTTTGCTAGTACTGCTTTGGCACCTTTATCCTTTATGCCCAAATGGTTACAGGTTGTTGCTACTCTCAACCCTTTGAGTTACGCTATTGAACCAATTCGCTATCTTTATCTCCACAGTAATTGGAGTTTGGGTAGCGTAGTCATGCAAGCTCCTTGGGGTGCGGTTACTTTTGGCGAAGCATTACTGGTATTACTTGGCTTTGCAGTAGTCGCCTTGTTAAGTATTCAACCCCAACTTAGACGAACTCTTGCTTAA